One genomic window of Deltaproteobacteria bacterium includes the following:
- a CDS encoding lamin tail domain-containing protein, with amino-acid sequence MRKGLEISWRRVFAAMVFGLVLGTGYPAWGQSVFINEVHYDNAGTDAEESLEIAGPAGTDMNGWKLVLYNGKNGRPYRTVSLEGAIPEQQGGYGALSFPVSRIENGSPDGVALVNPGGEVIHFMSYEGGFTATAGPAEGLAAADIGVRESNTTRMGYSLQLKGSGHSLADFTWQGPGQATPGVVNAEQTFVAPPGETTDGGRNGAAPVEVVKESR; translated from the coding sequence ATGCGCAAAGGTTTGGAAATCAGTTGGCGCCGCGTATTCGCCGCGATGGTATTCGGTCTGGTGCTGGGCACGGGATATCCCGCATGGGGACAGAGCGTGTTCATCAACGAGGTCCACTATGACAACGCCGGCACCGACGCGGAGGAAAGCCTGGAGATCGCTGGCCCGGCGGGCACGGACATGAACGGGTGGAAGCTGGTGCTCTACAACGGCAAGAACGGCCGGCCGTACCGCACCGTTTCCCTGGAGGGAGCCATCCCGGAACAACAGGGCGGCTACGGCGCCCTTTCGTTCCCGGTAAGTCGCATCGAGAACGGCTCCCCGGACGGAGTCGCCCTGGTCAACCCGGGCGGCGAAGTCATCCACTTCATGAGCTACGAGGGGGGCTTTACCGCTACCGCCGGACCAGCCGAGGGCCTCGCGGCCGCGGACATCGGTGTGCGCGAGTCCAATACCACGCGGATGGGCTATTCGCTTCAGCTCAAGGGCTCGGGCCATTCCCTGGCGGACTTCACCTGGCAGGGACCCGGACAGGCCACTCCCGGCGTCGTCAACGCCGAACAGACATTCGTCGCTCCGCCCGGGGAAACCACCGACGGCGGCCGCAACGGCGCCGCGCCGGTGGAGGTAGTGAAGGAGAGCCGCTGA
- a CDS encoding amidohydrolase family protein, producing the protein MAEGYFVIDSDGHVTETQDMLQPYLRPENRGRLLWSRDAWDRSFGGTLGKDNNDPKVQLADMDADGIDVQAVFSTRGISLSAMREVDLAVDIARAYNDWLSDFCSSDAARLKPVALVALQDVDEAVKEARRAVEELGHVGVMLPTNVLDEDIGHRRYWPFYEEVERLGVGLAIHGGIRASQRMHGRFGQFIAVHTLAFPFECMAALTGLIFAGVPTMFPKLRVAAMEASCGWVPFLMDRMDEEFEIRGSREAPLLQGKPSEYMKSGAFYYAFELEETTLPYVMERVGTDKLLYASDYPHWDTSWPNSVATFTEREDVSDADKKQILAQNPQTFYGFNC; encoded by the coding sequence ATGGCAGAAGGCTATTTCGTCATCGATTCCGACGGTCACGTGACCGAGACCCAGGACATGCTGCAGCCGTACCTGAGGCCGGAGAACCGCGGGCGCCTCTTGTGGAGCCGGGACGCGTGGGACCGGAGCTTCGGCGGCACCCTGGGCAAGGACAACAACGACCCCAAGGTCCAGTTGGCCGACATGGACGCCGACGGCATCGACGTGCAGGCGGTTTTCAGCACCCGCGGCATCTCGCTGAGCGCCATGCGCGAGGTGGACCTGGCCGTGGACATCGCCCGCGCCTACAATGACTGGCTCAGCGATTTCTGCTCCTCCGACGCGGCGCGCCTGAAGCCCGTCGCGTTGGTCGCGCTCCAGGACGTGGACGAAGCGGTCAAGGAGGCGCGCCGGGCGGTGGAGGAGTTGGGGCACGTGGGCGTGATGCTGCCCACCAACGTGCTGGACGAGGACATCGGCCACCGGCGCTACTGGCCGTTCTACGAGGAGGTGGAGCGGCTGGGCGTGGGCCTCGCCATCCACGGCGGCATCCGCGCGTCACAGCGCATGCACGGGCGTTTCGGACAGTTCATCGCGGTGCACACGCTGGCCTTCCCGTTCGAGTGCATGGCAGCCCTTACCGGGCTCATCTTCGCGGGCGTGCCGACGATGTTTCCCAAGCTGCGCGTCGCGGCCATGGAGGCCTCCTGCGGATGGGTGCCGTTCCTCATGGACCGGATGGACGAGGAGTTCGAGATCCGCGGTTCGCGCGAAGCGCCGCTGCTCCAGGGGAAACCCAGCGAATACATGAAGAGCGGAGCGTTCTACTATGCCTTCGAGCTGGAAGAAACCACGCTTCCCTACGTGATGGAGCGCGTGGGCACCGACAAGCTGCTGTACGCGTCGGACTATCCGCATTGGGACACGAGCTGGCCCAACAGCGTCGCCACCTTCACCGAGAGGGAAGATGTGAGCGACGCGGACAAGAAGCAGATTCTGGCCCAGAACCCGCAGACGTTTTACGGTTTCAACTGCTAG
- a CDS encoding amidohydrolase family protein, with translation MAINADAIAVPDTDYSLIDSDAHVVETERTWEFMDPEDEKYRPVLAPHPTDPHVQWWIIDGQARGLRFVTLTEEEMAERSREQGRDLVTPMGSREDDVERRLRHMDRLGIDVQVVFHTLWTVPTTDRPEVELALCKSWNRWVADMWERGNGRLRWCAVLPLMSMDASLELLHWAHEHGAVGVAIPPILGRRLPIDPYFHPLYEEAQGLGMVIATHIGNGNQDIVDITRPAYDPNAFGLMRFRLLTAGSCEGLLESQLPLKFPDLRWAFIEAGSMWLPWMLHEAKRRSLQRGTPLPDDVLKEFNIFVTCQNDDQLAYTYDCGPDNIVIGSDYGHYDGSSQMDALRVMRARTDVDEEVKRKILNENPRRLWRL, from the coding sequence ATGGCCATCAACGCCGACGCGATCGCCGTGCCGGACACGGACTACAGCCTTATCGACTCCGACGCACACGTGGTGGAGACGGAACGGACCTGGGAGTTCATGGACCCGGAGGATGAGAAGTACCGCCCGGTGCTGGCGCCCCATCCCACCGACCCGCACGTCCAGTGGTGGATCATCGACGGACAGGCCCGCGGCTTGCGGTTCGTCACCCTCACCGAGGAGGAGATGGCCGAGCGCTCCCGCGAGCAGGGTCGGGACCTCGTCACCCCCATGGGCTCGCGCGAGGACGACGTGGAGCGGCGCCTGCGGCACATGGACCGCCTGGGCATCGACGTCCAGGTGGTGTTCCACACCCTGTGGACGGTGCCCACCACCGACCGGCCCGAGGTGGAGCTGGCGCTGTGCAAGAGCTGGAACCGTTGGGTCGCGGACATGTGGGAACGGGGCAACGGACGGCTCCGGTGGTGCGCGGTGCTGCCCTTGATGAGCATGGACGCCTCGCTGGAGCTGCTCCACTGGGCCCACGAACACGGCGCCGTGGGCGTAGCCATCCCGCCCATCCTCGGCCGCCGGCTGCCCATCGATCCCTACTTCCACCCGCTCTACGAGGAGGCCCAGGGCCTCGGCATGGTCATTGCCACGCACATCGGCAACGGCAACCAGGACATCGTCGACATCACGCGGCCGGCCTACGACCCCAACGCCTTCGGCCTCATGCGCTTCCGCCTCCTGACGGCCGGCTCTTGCGAGGGCCTGCTGGAGAGCCAACTGCCGCTCAAGTTCCCCGACCTGCGCTGGGCCTTCATCGAGGCCGGTTCCATGTGGTTGCCCTGGATGCTCCACGAGGCCAAGCGCCGCAGCCTCCAGCGCGGGACGCCCCTGCCCGACGACGTGCTGAAGGAGTTCAACATCTTCGTCACCTGCCAGAACGACGATCAACTCGCCTACACGTACGACTGCGGGCCGGACAACATCGTCATCGGCAGCGACTACGGCCACTACGACGGCTCGAGCCAGATGGACGCCCTCCGCGTCATGCGCGCGCGCACGGACGTCGACGAGGAGGTGAAGCGCAAGATCCTGAACGAGAACCCCAGGAGGCTTTGGCGGTTGTAG
- a CDS encoding acyl-CoA dehydrogenase family protein has product MLEAARSLAPQIRACADRIETERELPRELFDALSDAGLFKLGLPRSLEGVEIDLPAYVDVMEEVGRADASTAWLVNQCSIFATYAARMEHEVARQIWTDTPRCVVANTSMPTAEAVPVPGGYRVTGRHRFSSGSLHASWFAARAWLPEPNGERVQKFLFVPAAEVEVVDIWNVRGMRGTGTNDFIVDGAFVPEERVIRQLGSPVRESGPLYKIALVLLFASGDAALSLGAAQACLDAFLELAGAKTPHAMQAMLRDQSPVQVAVGQIQASLAAGRAYIREAAGALWSEAVSPNPLTLDRRLGLRLAATHCIRQAIQAVETLYNLSGTTAVFEGNAIQRIFQDLHVISQHQQVRLTNYELAGKHVLGLEIETTRL; this is encoded by the coding sequence ATGCTGGAGGCGGCCAGGTCGCTGGCGCCGCAAATCCGCGCCTGTGCGGACCGGATCGAGACCGAGCGCGAACTGCCGCGGGAGCTGTTCGACGCGCTGTCGGACGCCGGCCTGTTCAAGCTCGGCCTGCCGCGGTCCCTGGAGGGGGTCGAGATCGACCTGCCGGCCTACGTGGACGTGATGGAGGAGGTGGGCAGGGCCGACGCCAGCACCGCGTGGCTGGTGAACCAGTGCTCGATCTTCGCCACCTATGCGGCGCGCATGGAGCACGAGGTGGCCCGGCAAATCTGGACCGACACGCCGCGCTGCGTGGTCGCCAACACGTCCATGCCCACGGCCGAGGCGGTGCCGGTGCCGGGTGGGTACCGGGTCACCGGCCGCCATCGCTTCAGCTCCGGCTCCCTGCACGCGTCGTGGTTCGCCGCGCGCGCGTGGCTTCCGGAGCCGAACGGCGAGCGGGTGCAGAAGTTCCTGTTCGTGCCGGCCGCGGAAGTGGAGGTGGTGGACATCTGGAACGTGCGCGGCATGCGCGGCACCGGCACCAACGACTTCATCGTGGACGGCGCCTTCGTCCCGGAGGAGCGGGTGATCCGGCAGCTCGGAAGTCCCGTGCGCGAGTCGGGTCCGCTGTACAAGATCGCTTTGGTGCTGCTGTTCGCCTCGGGTGACGCCGCGCTCTCCCTGGGCGCGGCTCAGGCGTGCCTGGACGCGTTCCTGGAACTGGCCGGGGCCAAGACGCCCCACGCCATGCAGGCGATGCTGCGGGACCAGTCGCCGGTACAGGTGGCGGTGGGGCAGATCCAGGCGTCGCTCGCGGCGGGGCGGGCCTACATCAGGGAAGCCGCCGGCGCCCTCTGGTCGGAGGCCGTGTCGCCGAACCCCCTCACCCTGGACCGGCGCCTCGGCCTGCGCCTGGCCGCCACCCATTGCATCCGGCAGGCGATCCAGGCGGTGGAAACCCTCTACAATCTCTCCGGTACCACCGCCGTATTCGAGGGCAACGCCATCCAGCGCATCTTCCAGGACCTCCACGTCATCAGCCAGCACCAGCAGGTGCGCCTGACCAACTACGAGCTGGCCGGCAAGCACGTCCTGGGACTGGAGATCGAGACGACGCGCCTCTGA
- a CDS encoding TRAP transporter large permease subunit, which yields MEWYEVLALMLGVLMVLFVAGTPVAFAFLLINIGGLYLFMGGFPALRLIVTSAFATLATFVLAPVLLFILMGEIMFRSGVAVRTLDALDKWIGGIPGRLSLLAVSGGTLFSTLSGSSMATTAMLGTTLVPEMRRRGYSYLMSVGPISAAGGLAAIVPPTAMGVLLGSLAEISIGKLLIAGIAPGLFMAGLYAVYIVVRAKLRPESAPVYDVARVSTREKLISVLHLLPLSIIVFMVLGVIFIGVATPTEAAALGTLGTAMVAAMYRSLTFKVLAESVMSTVRVSVIVLMIILASNAFSQVLAFTGASRGLVEMVAGFQASPVVILVFMMFIVLVLGMFVDQISIMMITVPIYFPLAAQLGFDPIWFGILMLLNMEVANTTPPFGLQLFVLKGVVPDASMVEIYKSCFPFVLLDMLNLAVMIAFPALVLTLPRLMLS from the coding sequence ATGGAGTGGTACGAAGTCCTCGCCTTGATGCTCGGCGTGCTGATGGTCCTGTTCGTGGCCGGCACGCCCGTGGCGTTCGCCTTCCTCCTGATCAACATCGGCGGGCTGTACCTGTTCATGGGCGGCTTTCCGGCGTTGCGCCTCATCGTGACCAGCGCCTTCGCCACCCTCGCCACTTTCGTGCTGGCGCCGGTGCTGCTGTTCATCCTCATGGGCGAGATCATGTTCCGGTCAGGGGTCGCGGTGCGCACCCTCGATGCCCTGGACAAGTGGATCGGCGGCATCCCCGGACGGCTGAGTCTTCTGGCGGTGAGCGGCGGCACCCTGTTCTCCACCCTCAGCGGCTCGAGCATGGCCACCACCGCCATGCTGGGAACGACGCTGGTGCCGGAGATGCGGCGCCGGGGCTACAGCTACCTGATGTCGGTGGGGCCGATATCCGCGGCCGGCGGTCTCGCCGCCATCGTTCCGCCCACGGCCATGGGCGTGCTGCTGGGCAGCCTCGCGGAGATCTCCATCGGCAAGCTCCTGATCGCCGGTATCGCCCCCGGCCTCTTCATGGCGGGACTCTACGCGGTCTACATCGTCGTCCGTGCCAAGCTGCGCCCCGAATCGGCGCCGGTCTATGACGTCGCGCGCGTGTCCACCCGTGAGAAGCTCATCAGTGTGCTGCACCTCCTGCCCCTGAGCATCATCGTGTTCATGGTCCTGGGGGTCATCTTCATCGGCGTGGCCACGCCCACCGAGGCGGCGGCACTGGGCACGCTGGGGACGGCCATGGTGGCGGCCATGTACCGGAGCCTGACCTTCAAGGTCTTGGCGGAGTCGGTGATGAGTACCGTGCGGGTGTCCGTGATCGTGCTCATGATCATCCTCGCCTCCAATGCCTTCAGTCAGGTGCTGGCGTTCACCGGGGCCAGCCGGGGACTGGTGGAGATGGTGGCGGGGTTTCAGGCGTCGCCCGTCGTCATCCTGGTGTTCATGATGTTCATCGTGCTCGTCCTGGGCATGTTCGTGGACCAGATCTCCATCATGATGATCACGGTGCCCATCTATTTCCCGCTGGCCGCGCAGCTCGGCTTCGATCCCATCTGGTTCGGCATACTGATGCTGCTCAACATGGAGGTGGCCAACACGACGCCGCCCTTCGGGCTGCAGCTCTTCGTCCTCAAGGGGGTGGTGCCGGACGCTTCCATGGTGGAGATCTACAAGAGCTGCTTTCCCTTCGTGCTGCTCGACATGCTGAACCTGGCGGTCATGATCGCCTTTCCCGCGCTGGTGCTGACCCTGCCCCGGCTCATGCTCAGTTGA
- a CDS encoding TRAP transporter small permease: MTLERAWDSLLDGTAYLAGLLVATVTFSVLYEVVARYFFNSPTIWAVDLTEYSLVYITFLGAPWVLRDRAHTRVEIVVERLRPRVRVILGILVSLVAAATAAVMAWEGALETWDSYLGGHAELRAWRVYRWPLILPICVGSLMLVIEFLRQAWHNVGVLRRGEPVPDESGPLGQDSL, translated from the coding sequence GTGACACTGGAGCGGGCCTGGGACTCGCTGCTGGACGGCACGGCCTACCTGGCGGGGCTCTTGGTGGCGACGGTGACCTTCTCGGTGCTGTACGAGGTGGTGGCGCGCTACTTCTTTAACAGCCCTACCATTTGGGCGGTGGATCTCACCGAATATTCCTTGGTTTACATCACCTTCCTGGGGGCGCCCTGGGTGCTGCGCGACCGCGCTCACACGCGCGTGGAGATCGTGGTGGAAAGGCTCCGGCCCAGGGTGCGCGTGATACTGGGCATTCTAGTGTCGCTGGTGGCGGCCGCCACGGCCGCCGTGATGGCGTGGGAAGGCGCGCTGGAGACCTGGGACTCCTATCTGGGCGGCCACGCCGAGTTGAGGGCCTGGCGTGTCTATCGCTGGCCGCTCATTCTTCCCATCTGCGTCGGGAGCCTCATGCTCGTGATCGAGTTCCTGCGTCAGGCGTGGCACAACGTCGGGGTGCTGCGACGCGGCGAGCCGGTTCCGGACGAATCGGGTCCCCTGGGCCAGGATTCCCTTTGA
- the dctP gene encoding TRAP transporter substrate-binding protein DctP has product MRRALGGTVVLLTLGLFVATAAPAADLVLKGATAWKKHNDFNNGFWQFQKEVVKRSGGKMRVDWKGGPEISSPFEMLGLVQRGVLDILNGAGAYDSAKIPEGVFLEYFVGKTAELRAAGVTKFFDGIVQKRAGVKFLGLTSGPVGFAIFTKKPVSSINDFKGKKMRSTPTYLPLGQALGATMIQVPWPEVYNALERGVVDGYFSPVIGTLGNKLYEQVCCMLKPYFWTVRTWLYMSLDSWNKLAPDQQKVITDSIVAVEKWTPGYFQKLIDNELDALVNKHGMKVTELKGDEAKRFRTMAYESSWKKYLPNSPEYGKQIRELARGLEDR; this is encoded by the coding sequence ATGAGAAGGGCACTTGGCGGTACCGTTGTATTGCTCACCCTCGGTCTTTTCGTTGCGACGGCTGCTCCGGCGGCGGATCTCGTGCTGAAGGGCGCCACCGCCTGGAAGAAGCACAACGACTTCAACAATGGCTTCTGGCAGTTTCAGAAGGAGGTCGTGAAGAGGTCCGGTGGCAAGATGCGCGTGGACTGGAAGGGCGGTCCCGAGATCTCCTCACCCTTCGAGATGCTGGGTCTGGTGCAGCGCGGGGTGCTGGACATCCTGAACGGTGCCGGCGCATACGATTCGGCCAAGATTCCGGAAGGGGTCTTTCTCGAATACTTTGTCGGCAAGACGGCCGAGCTGCGCGCTGCGGGCGTCACCAAGTTCTTCGACGGCATCGTCCAGAAAAGGGCGGGGGTCAAGTTCCTGGGGCTGACCTCCGGACCCGTTGGTTTCGCCATCTTCACCAAGAAGCCCGTGAGCAGCATCAACGATTTCAAGGGCAAGAAGATGCGCAGCACCCCGACCTATCTGCCGTTGGGACAGGCCCTGGGCGCCACCATGATCCAGGTGCCTTGGCCGGAGGTCTACAACGCGCTTGAACGCGGGGTCGTGGACGGGTATTTCTCGCCGGTCATCGGCACCCTCGGAAACAAGCTCTACGAGCAAGTCTGCTGCATGCTCAAGCCGTACTTCTGGACGGTGCGCACGTGGCTGTACATGAGCCTGGACTCCTGGAACAAGCTTGCGCCGGACCAGCAGAAGGTCATTACGGACTCCATCGTCGCGGTGGAGAAATGGACGCCGGGATACTTCCAGAAGCTCATCGACAACGAGCTCGACGCGCTGGTAAACAAGCACGGCATGAAGGTCACGGAGCTCAAGGGCGACGAGGCCAAGCGCTTCCGCACGATGGCGTACGAGTCCTCCTGGAAGAAGTACCTGCCCAACTCGCCGGAGTACGGCAAGCAGATCCGGGAACTGGCCCGCGGCCTGGAAGACCGGTAA
- a CDS encoding ornithine cyclodeaminase family protein — MTLLLSNEEIDQILTMEMALDCVERSQRSLEAREAVNSPRVDTLAPTVVGETKGVYSLKAMSGLWPDEGMAALRINSDVLVWPEVAGNVRRDRLPSADGRWNGLMLLFSMETGAPVMICPDGYISRMRVGAANGLGARYLAREDASVMALLGTGWQAGGQLMAHCAVRSITDVKVYSTNPANRERFCRELASRVEARLTPVDSADEAVEGADLVVAGTNSMEPVHQRKWLRPGVHYSAVKVQEMDYDFLDAMDRVFLFSKNPANIRPQVYRTPAVDTPEGSGGWWAERDTPLWERIEELPQALIGSVPGRRTPEETTAFVNNVGQGLQFAAVAQRVYREAVAKGVGRDMPTEWFTQDVHP, encoded by the coding sequence ATGACACTGCTGCTCAGCAACGAGGAAATCGACCAGATACTGACCATGGAAATGGCTCTCGACTGCGTTGAGCGCTCACAGCGGTCCCTGGAGGCACGGGAAGCGGTCAACAGCCCGCGGGTGGACACCCTCGCCCCCACCGTCGTGGGCGAGACCAAGGGAGTCTACAGCCTGAAGGCCATGAGCGGGCTATGGCCCGACGAAGGCATGGCGGCGCTGCGCATCAACAGTGACGTGCTGGTATGGCCGGAGGTGGCGGGCAACGTCCGGCGCGACCGGCTGCCGTCGGCGGACGGGCGCTGGAACGGGCTGATGCTGCTGTTCAGCATGGAGACCGGAGCGCCGGTGATGATCTGTCCGGACGGCTACATCTCGCGCATGCGCGTGGGCGCTGCCAACGGCCTGGGCGCTCGCTATCTGGCGCGGGAGGACGCCTCGGTCATGGCGCTGCTGGGGACCGGGTGGCAGGCGGGCGGGCAGTTGATGGCGCACTGCGCGGTCCGCTCCATCACCGACGTGAAGGTGTACAGCACCAACCCGGCGAACCGCGAGCGCTTCTGCCGGGAGCTGGCATCCCGGGTCGAAGCGCGCCTCACTCCCGTGGACTCCGCGGACGAGGCGGTGGAGGGGGCCGACCTGGTGGTGGCCGGGACCAACTCCATGGAGCCGGTGCACCAGCGAAAATGGCTGCGGCCCGGCGTGCACTACAGCGCGGTCAAGGTGCAGGAGATGGACTACGATTTCCTGGATGCCATGGACCGGGTCTTCCTGTTCTCCAAGAACCCCGCCAACATCCGCCCGCAGGTGTACCGGACCCCGGCCGTGGACACGCCGGAGGGTAGCGGAGGCTGGTGGGCGGAGCGGGACACACCGCTGTGGGAGCGGATCGAGGAGCTGCCCCAGGCCCTCATCGGCTCCGTCCCCGGGCGGCGGACGCCGGAAGAGACCACGGCATTCGTCAACAACGTCGGCCAGGGCCTCCAGTTCGCCGCCGTGGCCCAGCGGGTCTACCGCGAGGCGGTGGCCAAGGGCGTCGGGCGGGATATGCCCACGGAATGGTTCACCCAGGACGTGCACCCGTAG
- a CDS encoding amidohydrolase family protein, translating to MIVIDADAHVEESPATFADAYLDPAFRKRRPQVVNSEGRLYWRVEDQIYPRLFGRGCHNMGTPAHYEGQRSFYTASKPESIESIEISRPEARLKDMADEDLGVQVIYPSFFLVHPLVDDPDLGAALCGSYNRWLADTTGSTDQLHWAAVVDLDNVPASVAQVREAKRLGAVAVMILGTVGERTLDHASLFPFYEALAEEDLTLAVHVGWSCPPLSNMYDHLYPGTIIPFLVPLLMGFTAMITGGVLDRFPTLRVAFLEAGCLWVHFLMDRLEHRFGFTTRFGKSIPEAAPRAAVSAAEYMSRGNLFLSTEVEDPLLPQVLDLVGDDRIVFGSDMPHGDRDRFAVRAFRDRPDISEAAKEKILNANPKRLYGI from the coding sequence ATGATCGTAATCGATGCCGACGCCCACGTGGAAGAGTCTCCGGCCACTTTCGCCGACGCCTACCTGGATCCTGCCTTCCGCAAACGCAGGCCGCAGGTGGTCAACTCCGAGGGGCGGCTCTACTGGCGCGTGGAGGACCAGATCTACCCGCGCCTGTTCGGCCGCGGCTGCCACAACATGGGGACGCCGGCCCACTACGAGGGGCAACGTTCCTTCTATACGGCATCCAAGCCGGAAAGCATCGAGAGCATCGAGATCAGCCGACCGGAGGCGCGCCTCAAGGACATGGCCGACGAGGACCTGGGCGTGCAGGTCATCTACCCGAGCTTTTTCCTGGTCCATCCGCTGGTGGACGATCCCGATCTCGGTGCGGCCCTGTGCGGCTCCTACAACCGCTGGCTGGCGGACACCACGGGCTCCACGGACCAACTCCACTGGGCCGCGGTGGTGGATCTCGACAACGTTCCGGCCTCGGTGGCGCAGGTGCGCGAGGCCAAGCGGCTCGGGGCGGTGGCGGTGATGATCCTGGGCACCGTGGGCGAGCGCACCCTGGACCACGCGAGCCTCTTCCCCTTCTACGAGGCCCTGGCGGAGGAGGACCTGACGCTGGCCGTCCACGTGGGCTGGTCGTGTCCGCCCCTGAGCAACATGTACGACCACCTCTACCCGGGCACCATCATCCCGTTCCTGGTGCCGCTTCTCATGGGCTTCACCGCCATGATCACCGGCGGCGTGCTCGACCGGTTCCCGACGCTCCGGGTGGCATTCCTGGAAGCCGGTTGCCTCTGGGTCCACTTCCTCATGGACCGGCTGGAGCACCGCTTCGGCTTTACCACGCGATTCGGCAAGTCGATTCCCGAGGCCGCGCCCCGGGCCGCCGTATCCGCCGCGGAATACATGAGCCGGGGCAACCTCTTCCTCAGCACCGAGGTGGAGGACCCGTTGCTGCCGCAGGTGCTCGACCTCGTGGGCGACGACCGCATCGTGTTCGGCTCGGACATGCCCCACGGCGACCGCGACCGCTTCGCGGTGCGGGCCTTCCGGGACCGGCCGGACATCAGCGAAGCGGCCAAGGAAAAGATCCTCAACGCGAATCCCAAGCGACTGTACGGGATCTGA
- a CDS encoding tripartite tricarboxylate transporter permease translates to MALEAFYEALGITFTLPVFGGVLLGLVLGLVFGAVPGLNAVLGIVLLLPFVWTLSPFVAFAIMLSLVSAVHTSNTFPAFFFNVPGSPSAAATILDGYPMARNGDAARGLTAAFAVSAVGGIIGALVLLVALPALQPVVLAFAAPERFMLVVLGILMISFLSGTKPVKGLLAGAMGLWLGTVGQDPQLGVPRFTFDSDYLLDGLHTVPIIMGLFALPEVVSLAMRGSIAERTHVDMGEGFWPGIRACIANRWLVVRSAVVGVVGGAIPGIGGTAAAFYAYGMAVQGADTAERERFGKGEIKGVIAPESANNASAGGELVPLLAFGVPGGATSAILLAAFLILGINPGPEMLGEKLSLSFSMVIVLVLSNLLATGVCIAITRPAARIAFLKSNLLIPALLLFVLFGSYVAYPHPLTLVLTLAFGVLGYFMMRLDWARAPLLVGFILGPLAENNLAISLASYGVAFLVRPIPLACMAVMGLVVFVAVRRGVGRT, encoded by the coding sequence ATGGCGCTTGAGGCGTTCTACGAGGCCCTCGGCATCACCTTCACGCTCCCTGTGTTCGGAGGGGTTCTGCTGGGGTTGGTGCTGGGCCTCGTCTTCGGCGCGGTGCCGGGTCTGAACGCGGTGCTCGGCATCGTGCTGCTGCTCCCGTTCGTGTGGACGCTGTCACCGTTCGTGGCCTTCGCCATCATGCTGTCGCTGGTGTCGGCGGTGCACACCTCCAACACGTTTCCGGCCTTCTTCTTCAACGTGCCCGGCAGCCCCAGCGCGGCCGCCACCATCCTGGACGGCTATCCCATGGCGCGCAACGGCGATGCCGCCCGCGGCCTGACGGCGGCCTTCGCGGTGTCGGCCGTGGGCGGCATCATCGGCGCGCTGGTGCTGTTGGTGGCCCTGCCCGCGCTGCAACCCGTGGTGCTGGCCTTCGCGGCCCCGGAGCGCTTCATGCTGGTGGTGCTGGGCATCCTCATGATCAGTTTTCTGAGCGGTACCAAGCCGGTGAAGGGACTGCTGGCGGGCGCTATGGGACTGTGGCTCGGCACCGTCGGCCAGGACCCGCAACTGGGAGTGCCCCGGTTCACCTTCGACTCGGACTACCTGCTGGACGGGCTTCACACCGTCCCCATCATCATGGGTCTGTTCGCCTTGCCCGAGGTGGTGTCCCTGGCCATGCGCGGGAGCATCGCGGAGCGCACCCACGTGGACATGGGCGAGGGGTTCTGGCCCGGCATTCGCGCATGCATCGCCAACCGCTGGCTAGTGGTCCGGAGCGCCGTCGTGGGAGTGGTGGGCGGCGCGATCCCGGGCATCGGCGGCACCGCCGCGGCGTTCTACGCCTACGGCATGGCGGTACAGGGGGCCGACACCGCGGAGCGCGAGCGCTTCGGCAAGGGTGAGATCAAGGGGGTCATCGCGCCCGAGAGCGCCAACAACGCGTCCGCGGGCGGGGAACTGGTGCCGTTGCTGGCCTTCGGCGTGCCCGGCGGCGCGACCTCGGCCATCCTGCTGGCGGCGTTCCTGATCCTGGGAATCAACCCCGGCCCCGAGATGCTGGGCGAGAAGCTGTCCTTGAGCTTCTCCATGGTCATCGTGCTCGTGCTGTCGAACCTGCTGGCCACGGGCGTGTGCATCGCCATTACCCGCCCGGCCGCGCGCATCGCCTTCCTCAAGAGCAACCTGTTGATACCGGCGCTGTTGCTGTTCGTCCTGTTCGGTTCGTACGTCGCCTATCCCCACCCTTTGACGCTGGTGCTGACCCTGGCGTTCGGCGTACTCGGCTACTTCATGATGCGCCTCGACTGGGCACGCGCGCCGCTGCTGGTGGGTTTCATCCTCGGACCCCTGGCGGAGAACAACCTCGCCATCTCCCTGGCCAGCTACGGCGTGGCGTTTCTCGTCCGGCCCATTCCGCTGGCGTGCATGGCGGTCATGGGGCTGGTGGTCTTCGTGGCGGTGCGCCGGGGGGTGGGTCGGACATGA